One segment of Plasmodium gaboni strain SY75 chromosome 3, whole genome shotgun sequence DNA contains the following:
- a CDS encoding putative phosphoglycerate mutase — translation MQNNKTMDNYNCRSFKKEEYYKNYYYNQDHYMINNNLYNKYNSYDEEYTYNKSSNKKNSSYTYYSKESIGHKKKKPSFLKSQYANNMIPSNNTKLNNILEKNNHNKMNYDYILTRNKKKRTSIEKNNKHNDNMIGDVYYKIAYYLKKNRKYMQSILKKNYVIKIYLVRHMEALHNREVIKNSTISRDMIYRNKDFFDCKASEEGKIKSEQLKSKDNKLYQKLIKLYNESMHDKDEHTSDINMNQQKHNAKHKNYNNNNINHNNNTLHINHNSNTLHINHSYSNHRSNEHDKGAFEKNNNFVIITSPLRRCLETTKHFLNFKKNIIVYEAVRETAGNYYSDQRSKTSDVKKFCDQNFEDYELICFGETDTLSGNKYRETSEQVYCRCLQFLKLIHALAINYFASLEKMNQPEEINNKNYENMNSKTYTNDAISENVENEKACSASQNDNFFENSLNNSGKINEKKKKAEKQDDNEKKEFDENIIIKEEYEEVTVESNKDVNDDDDDEMLNDLSTKKINKINKNNNSNSCCVNNSISNSSDCDKNVENVKERKNKKHVYNVVMVSHSSFIVHMLALLDYLDLDFRGLNNCDIRKISIPLTHSFLFYNNITNLQIARPLSINNIPISYMNKNRTLKKAYKDKYIYTINSYTEFDELICSHPCTVIIYQYDMLIKNEKNKKYLDMVQRFIDKSNNYYNNSNEEKKKNVYSNGLYKNYVLRNKSLGRNVLIYDGSEYIIYVPEKRSWEINKKGYIVGQNIILVVLPDVESKIINKDNLDEEENISMKTKNKEQNENYKKGSHYLKNVIDVINNYDNIQDLIKSSDFWITLKENIKNIDIATFQKFLIEKYNTIIKNEMDVCYVDIIGCIENKEFMKKNEKKCNGYLKILKEKYEKNSDINFEEECKYINENFIEEIFNSDYSLVNSEIKNEKHKSSDKYNNNNNNNNNNNNNNSYIQNNDLVEENIIRRKFIYIPKKDSNNIKIQPNIKGTYKNEKQNKSFLQENINLLKSFPQSIQNLSVEMFYRDNYFYFHCLNKYIKSKNKIEGLIICKLLAYLDLLRTYNTPQMNKTYQRLIHIEQKIDNNTKGVGETLNTYSCDINPVLANNTSYYGEGPKKYKTIHSIPGRKKSVVDDLNFLRYNILTVAGGAENVYILNVLK, via the exons TAATATGATACCATctaataatacaaaattaaataatatacttgaaaaaaataatcataataaaatgaattatgattatattttaacaagaaataaaaaaaaaagaaccAGCATcgaaaaaaataacaaacataatgataatatgataggtgatgtttattataaaattgcgtattatttaaaaaaaaataggaAATATATGCAAAgcatattaaaaaaaaattatgtcATTAAAATTTATCTAGTCAGACATATGGAAGCTTTACATAATAGAgaagtaataaaaaattcaaCGATATCTAGAGATATGatttatagaaataaaGACTTTTTTGATTGCAAAGCTAGTGAAGaaggaaaaataaaatctGAACAACTCAAGTCCAAAGATAATAAACTTTATCAAAAACTTATCAAGTTGTATAATGAATCTATGCATGATAAGGACGAACATACAAGTGACATTAACATGAACCAACAAAAACATAATGctaaacataaaaattataataacaataatattaatcataataataatactttACATATTAATCATAATAGTAATACGCTCCATATTAATCATAGTTATAGTAATCATCGCAGTAATGAACATGACAAAGGAGCCTTcgaaaaaaataacaattttgttattattacttCACCTTTAAGAAGATGTCTTGAAACGACAAAACACTTTCTgaattttaaaaaaaatattatagtTTATGAAGCTGTAAGAGAAACTGCTGGAAACTATTATAGTGATCAAAGATCCAAAACGTCAGATGTTAAAAAATTCTGTGATCAGAATTTTGAAGATTATGAACTTATTTGCTTCGGTGAAACAGACACATTATCAGGAAACAAATATAGAGAAACCTCTGAACAAGTCTATTGCAGATGTTTACAATTCTTAAAATTAATCCATGCATTAGctattaattattttgcttcattagaaaaaatgaatcaaccagaagaaataaataataaaaattatgaaaatatgaattCGAAAACATATACTAATGATGCTATTTCTGAAAATGttgaaaatgaaaaagcTTGCTCAGCTAGCcaaaatgataatttttttgaaaatagCCTGAACAATTCAGGTAAAAtaaatgagaaaaaaaaaaaggcTGAAAAGCAAgatgataatgaaaaaaaggaatttgatgagaatattataataaaagagGAGTATGAAGAAGTGACAGTGGAAAGTAATAAAGATGttaatgatgatgatgatgatgaaatGTTGAATGATTTAagtacaaaaaaaataaataaaataaacaaaaataataatagtaatagtTGTTGTGTTAATAATAGCATATCAAACAGTTCCGATTGTGATAAAAATGTTGAGAATGTAAAAGAAAGGAAAAATAAGAAACATGTTTATAATGTTGTGATGGTTTCTCATAGTTCATTTATTGTTCATATGTTAGCTTTATTAGATTATTTAGATTTAGATTTTCGAGGATTAAATAATTGTGATATTAGAAAAATAAGTATTCCATTGACTCattcctttttattttataataatataactAATTTACAAATTGCACGTCCCTTatcaataaataatattccTATAAgttatatgaataaaaatagaacattaaaaaaagcttataaagataaatatatatatacaataaataGTTATACAGAATTCGATGAGCTAATATGTTCACACCCATGCACAgtaattatatatcaatatgatatgcttataaaaaatgagaagaataaaaaatatttagaCATGGTGCAAAGGTTTATTGATAAGagtaataattattataacaactcgaatgaagaaaaaaaaaagaatgtTTATTCAAATggtttatataaaaattatgtttTAAGAAATAAGTCCTTAGGGCGCAATGTGTTAATATATGATGGTAGTGagtatattatatatgttccAGAAAAACGTTCATGggaaataaataaaaaaggatatataGTTGGTCAGAATATTATTCTTGTAGTATTGCCAGATGTAGAATctaaaattataaataagGATAATCTTGATGAAGAGGAGAATATATCTatgaaaacaaaaaataaagaacaaaatgaaaattataaaaaaggatctcattatttaaaaaatgtaatagACGTTATAAAcaattatgataatatacAAGATCTAATAAAATCATCTGATTTTTGGATTActttaaaagaaaatataaaaaatatagatatagctacttttcaaaaatttttgattgaaaaatataatacaattataaaaaatgaaatggATGTATGTTATGTAGATATTATTGGATGTATTGAGAATAAAGaatttatgaaaaaaaatgaaaaaaaatgtaatggatatttgaaaatattgaaagaaaaatatgaaaaaaatagtgatataaattttgaagaggaatgtaaatatattaatgaaaattttatagaagaaatatttaaCTCTGATTATTCTTTAGTAAATTcagaaataaaaaatgaaaaacaCAAATCAAGTGATAAGtacaacaataataataataataataataataataataataataatagttatatacaaaataatgaCTTGgttgaagaaaatataattagaagaaaatttatttacataccaaaaaaagatagtaacaatataaaaattcaaCCCAATATAAAAggaacatataaaaatgaaaaacaaaataaaagttttcttcaagaaaatattaactTATTAAAATCATTTCCACAATCTATTCAAAATTTAAGTGTGGAAATGTTTTATCgtgataattatttttattttcattgtttaaataagtatattaaaagtaaaaacaaaattgaaggattaattatatgtaaacTATTGGCATATCTTGATCTTTTAAGAACATATAATACTCCTCAGATGAATAAAACATATCAAAGATTAATTCATATAGAACAAAAAATTGATAACAATACTAAAGGGGTAGGAGAAACACTTAATACATATTCATGTGACATTAATCCTGTGCTTGCTAATAATACTTCTTATTATGGAGAAGGaccaaaaaaatataagacCATTCATTCAATACCAG GAAGGAAAAAAAGTGTGGTTGATGATTTGAACTTTTTgagatataatattcttaCCGTAGCTGGAGGTGCCGAGAACGTTTACATTTTGAATGTTTTAAAatga